Genomic segment of Prochlorothrix hollandica PCC 9006 = CALU 1027:
TACCGTCGGCGATCGCTCCCTTGTCCCAGACCTCAGCATCTTTACCTGGCCTCGCATCCCCCTCAGTCCCGAAGGCGACATCGCCGATCACTTTGACATTGCCCCCGATTGGACGATCGAAATCCTCTCCCCCGACCAAAACCAAACCCGCGTCATCAACAACATTCTCCACCTCCTCAACCACGGCACAGAACTCGGCTGGCTCATCGACCCGAGCGAACGCACCATCCTCACCTTCCAAGCCCAACAACAACCCCATCTCCACGACCAACCCACCGACCCCCTCCCCACCCTGCCCTGCCTCACTCCCTGGACCCTCAGCCCCGGTGAAATTTTTAGCTGGCTGCACCTCATCCCCTAATCTAGATCAGGTATACTATACCATAACCGAGAGAACTCCATAACCCAGCCAAAAACCATGCCCCCCACCCCAACCTCCTCACCCCCCCAAACCCTCACTCCCCCATCTCTCGAAGACGGAAACCCAGAAACCAACGAAGATACTCCCTGGGGCGTAATGCCCGAACCCGACATCAGCGATGTCATCATTGAAGATGGAAAACCCGTGGATAATTGGATCTCAGAAAAGCAACAAAGACTCCTAACCACCTCCGCCTACAGTTCCTTCACCTTTGACGATCCTTTTATCCTCACCGCCAACGTTGGACTCTTTTACGCAGACAAACAAGCCCCGCTAGTTCCTGATGTCATGCTAAGCCTCAGGGTCACCTGCCCCAACGACTGGACCCAAAATAAAAACCGCTCCTACTTTGTCTGGAACATGGGCAAAGCCCCCGATGTGGCCATTGAGATTGTCTCCAATAAAGTCGGCAATGAATTAGGTTCCAAACTCCAAGACTATGCCAAGGCTGGAGTCGGATACTACGTGGTTTTCGATCCGTTTCAGACTTTAAGTCAGGATGTGTTACGAATCTATGAAAGACGCGGAGTCAGTTACCACCTCCGATCGGATGACTTCCTTGAAGAGGTTAACCTGGGCCTAACCCTATGGTCTGGGGAATTTGAGGGGAGTTCCTATGGGCACTGGTTACGGTGGTGCGATCGATCGGGGCAAATCTTCCTAACCGGTGACGAAAAGT
This window contains:
- a CDS encoding Uma2 family endonuclease, whose amino-acid sequence is MPPTLTPTLTPTLTLAAFLQQPETTPPQEYINGQTWPKPMAKGKHSLLQTRLVSAINQHALPDRRAHAFTELRCTVGDRSLVPDLSIFTWPRIPLSPEGDIADHFDIAPDWTIEILSPDQNQTRVINNILHLLNHGTELGWLIDPSERTILTFQAQQQPHLHDQPTDPLPTLPCLTPWTLSPGEIFSWLHLIP
- a CDS encoding Uma2 family endonuclease, translated to MPPTPTSSPPQTLTPPSLEDGNPETNEDTPWGVMPEPDISDVIIEDGKPVDNWISEKQQRLLTTSAYSSFTFDDPFILTANVGLFYADKQAPLVPDVMLSLRVTCPNDWTQNKNRSYFVWNMGKAPDVAIEIVSNKVGNELGSKLQDYAKAGVGYYVVFDPFQTLSQDVLRIYERRGVSYHLRSDDFLEEVNLGLTLWSGEFEGSSYGHWLRWCDRSGQIFLTGDEKFQQEKHRADRLAQLLKNHGIDPNAL